Proteins encoded within one genomic window of Fragaria vesca subsp. vesca linkage group LG1, FraVesHawaii_1.0, whole genome shotgun sequence:
- the LOC101301136 gene encoding 2-isopropylmalate synthase 1, chloroplastic-like isoform 2, translating into MGPVDSAYKAVDLIVKEPVTLVEYSMNAVTEGIDAIATTHVVIRIENSDMVAGGISQRTFSGIGAGMDIVVSSVKAYIGALNKMLGFKERFPQEIPPESAERTPVSA; encoded by the exons ATGGGACCAGTGGATTCAGCTTACAAGGCTGTTGATCTCATTGTGAAG GAACCAGTAACACTTGTTGAGTACTCTATGAATGCGGTCACAGAAGGAATAGATGCAATAGCCACTACTCATGTTGTAATTCGAATTGAAAACAGTGACATGGTCGCTGGTGGGATATCTCAACGGACATTCAG TGGGATTGGGGCAGGAATGGACATTGTTGTTTCTAGTGTCAAGGCCTACATTGGTGCCTTGAATAAGATGCTAGGTTTCAAGGAAAGGTTTCCACAAGAGATTCCACCAGAATCAGCAGAACGAACCCCAGTGTCTGCATAA